CGCTTGCGCGCTGGCTGTCGGCGCGCTTCGGCGATCATCGCACCTATGCCGCGACGCTTGTCGCCTATGCGGTCTTCTCGCTGGCCTGCGCCACGAGCGAGACGATCTGGTTCTTCGTGCCGATGCGTTTTCTGCTCGGGCTCGCGGGCGGGATCATCCTGCCGCTGGGGCAGGCGCTCGTGCTGAACGAGATGGACGAAAAACGCCGCGTCTATGGCGTCGCCTGGTGGGGCGTGCTGAGCATGGCGCCCTTCACGCTCGGCGTCTTCATGGGCGGTTTCTGGGCGGAATATGTGAGCTGGCGGATGCTGTTCTGGTCGAACATCATCTTCGGCCTGCCCGTCGCCGGCCTCGTCGCGGCGCTGTTCTACGGCCGCCCGAGCAAGCGCCGGATCGTGCGCTTCGACACGGTGGGCTTCGTCCTCGTCACCGTCGTTCTGGTCGGCGTGCAGACCATTCTCAATCAGGGAAATGATTTCGACTGGTTTGGCTCCGCCATCCTCGGCGCCGTTCTCATCGCGGTGGTCGTCGCGCTGCCGGCCTTCGTCGTCTGGGAGCTGGGCGAGCGCAATCCCGTCCTCGACATCCGCCTCTTCCGCCATCGCAATTATGCGGTCGGCGTCCTGTGCTCCGTCGCGGGCTTTCTCGTCATTCAGGGCACGCTGTCGGTGTTTATCGGGCAATTGCAGACCCTGCTCGGCTACACGTCCTCGCTCGCCGGCGTCGTCTATCTCACCATGGCGGTCTTCGCCGCGCCGTTCGTCTCGATCATGCATCTGATCGTGCGCCATGTGGATCTGCGCTATTTTGCGACCATCAATTTCATCGGCTTCGCGGTGACGCTCACCTGGCTCGGCGAATATGACAAGGTCGCCTCCTTCGACCAGATCACCACGCCCATGCTGTTCTTCGGCTTCTTTCTGGCGACCTTCTTCGCGCCGCCCGCCGCGATCGCGGTGCAGGGGCTTGCCGGCAAGAAGCTCATTCGCGCGGCGGAAGAGCTCGCCATGCTGCGCACCGCCTTCGGCGCCTATGGCATCACCTCGCAGGCTGTGGTGCAGTTTCGCCGCGCGCCGGTCCACCAGCTCGGCATGGCCGATCACCTCGGCGGGCGGGATTACGCGTCGCTCGACGTGCTCGGCGCGCTGATGAACAAGCTTCAGGATCTGGGGCTGAGCGAGGCGGTGTCGCGCGTGCAGGTTTCGCGGCTGATGCGCCAGCAGGCGCTGCTGCTCGGGCTCGACGACGCGTTCTATTTCGGCGCGCTGGTGTTCGTGGCTTTGGCCGGCATCATCTGGCTCGCCCGCCCGGCGCCAAAGCCAGAGCCAAAGCCGACGCTTGTGGATTTCGAGGCCGAGGAATTGATGGAGTAGGGAAAGCCCCCTCCCCGACCCTCCCCTGCTGCGCGGGAGAGGGGGCAGATCCGGGCCGTCACCAGTTACGCCGCTCGTGAGCGTTCCCGCCTCAACGCACCTTGCAACTAGGACCGCACATCCGACGTCTCCAGCGCCGTCTCCGCCCGCGCCTCCCGCACATCCTCCGCTTCGTCGCGCGGCAGCAGATGGCGCGGCAGATAATAGCGGTTAGCGATCAGCGTCGGGATGACCGCCGTGCCGATGATCGCCGCGACCAGCGTCGAATATTGCGCCTGGTCGATGATCCTGTTGGAGAGGCCGAAGAGCGCCGAGATCGTGCCGAAGGTGAGGCCCGAGGCCATCAGCAGCGTCGTATACATCGCGTCCTTGTGCGGCCGGTCGAAGCGGCGCGCGACGGGATAGACGCTCACCACCTTCGCGCCCATTTCGAGGACGAGAAAGACCAGCACGCCGAGCGGCGCCGCCAGCACCGCCGGCAGCGAGACAAAATAGCCGGCGCGGATGAAATAGAAGGGCGTCAGCAGCCCGATGGTGATGGTGCGCAGGCGCCGGATCAGCGCGGCGTCGCGGCCGACGCTTCCCGCCAGCGCCATGCCGATGAGATAGGCCGGCAGCACGGCTTCGCTTCCCGCCCAGGTGGCGAGCGCGCCGAGACCCATCAGCGTGAAGAGCAGGAATTTCGCCTCGAATTCCGAGGGCCGTCCGCCAAAGAGCGCGAAGGCGCGCGGGGTGATCCTGGGAAGATAGACAAAGGCCGCGATCAGGGCGCCCGCGAAGAGCAGCGTCTTCCAGGTGAAGGGCGCGAAGACGAGACCGAGCGTCACCACCGTACCGAGATCGGTGATGAAACAGGCGGCGAGAATGGTCTTGCCGAAATCGGTGCGGTTGAAGCCATATTCCATCATCACCGTGTAAACGACGGCGACGGAAGTGGCGGCGAGCGCAATGCCGGCGAGCAGCGCCGGAGACGACTCCCAGCCGAGCAGATAATGCGCCCCGGCCCAGCAGGCGACGGCGGGCAGAAGGAAGCTCGCGCCGCCGACGGCGGCCGCCTCCTTCCACTGGCGTTTGAACACGTCCGGGTCGAGTTCGGCGCCGGCGAGAAAGGTGAGCAGGATCGCGCCGATTCCGGCGAGGGTTTTCACCCAGGGCTCCTGAACGGCGAAGATCCATTCATAGCCGACGAGGCCGAGAACGGCTTGCGCCGCCAGTCCCACGAGAATCTCGACGAGCGCCGTGGAGAGACGGAACCGGCTCGCGAGAAGCCCGGCGATCAGCGCCAGTCCGAAAACCAGCGCGGCCTGCGCCCAGATCGGCGTCATGTCTCTCCCTCCCCTTCGCCGGAGCGAAGCATGTTCACGCGGCCCTGAATCGCCCGGCCGTCATTGCGAGCGAAGCGAAGCAATCCAGAAGCCGCGTCGACCTCTTCCGTTTTACTTCACGCCGAGCAGCTCGACGTCGAAGATCAGCCAGGAATTGGCCGGAATGGCGTTGCCCATGGCGCGCGGGCCGTAGCCCAGCTCCGGCGGGATGATGAGCGTGCGCTTGCCGCCGACCTTCATCGTCTCGACGCCCTCGTCCCAGCCCTTGATGACCTGACCCATGCCGAGCGGAAATTCGAAGGGCTCGCCGCGGTCGCGCGAGCTGTCGAACTTCTTGCCCTTGGCGCCGTTCACATAGAGCCAGCCGGTGTAATGAACGGTGACGTTCTGGCCGACCTTCGGCGCGGCGCCCGTCCCGACCTTGTTGTCGATATATTTCAGGCCGTCGGCGGTGAGCGTCGTCTCCGGCTCGGCGCGCAGCGCGGTCGGCGCCACGGCGACGGCGGCGAGAAGGACGGCGGCGAGCGCCTTGCTGATCATGCGCATTTCATGTGCTCCCGTTTTCAATCAGGCGAGAAGACCGTTGTCGCGGGCGAGCTGCTGAAGATTCTTCAGCGGCCGCGCTCCGACATGAGAGATGATTTCCGCCGCCGCGAGGGCGCCGAGGGCGGCGCTCTTTTCATGCGGCAGGCCCCTGGCGTAGCCGGTCAGAAAGCCCGCCGCGAAGAGATCGCCGGCGCCGGTCGTGTCGACGACCTCCGCGACCGGGAAGGCGGGGGCGGCGATCAGGCTCTCCGCGCTGGCGACGACGCAGCCCTTCTCGGAGCGCGTCACCACGCCCAGCAGGCCCTTTTCGGCGCGCAGCGCCGCGATCGCCGTGTCGAAATCGGCGGTCTCGTAGAGGGCGTGCAATTCGCTCTCATTGGCGAAGAGAATGTCGATCACGCCGTCGCGGATGAGCGACAGGAACTCCGCGCGATAGCGCCCGACGCAGAAACTGTCGGAGAGGGTCAGGGCGACCTTGCGGCCATTCGCCCGCGAGACCTTCGCCGCGCGCAAGAAGGCTTCCTTGGCGCCCGGCGGGTCCCACAGATAGCCTTCCATGTAGAGGATTTTCGCGCCCGCGACGGCGGCCTCGTCGATGTCCGAGGGGCCGAGCGCCTGACAGGCGCCGAGGAAGGTGTTCATGGTGCGCTGGCCGTCCGGCGTCACGAAGATCAGGCAGCGCGCGGTGGCGGCGCCGTCCAGCGCGGGGGGCGTGTCGAAGATGACGCCCGCCTGACGAATGTCGTGGATGAATTCCCGGCCCGCGGCGTCCGCCTTCACCTTGCCGACGAATCCGGCGAGGGCGCCGAGGCTGGCGACGCCCGCCATCGTATTAGCGGCCGAGCCGCCGGAGATGACGGTCGTCGGACCCATCAGCTCGTAGAGCCGGTCGGCGCTGGCTTCGTCGACGAGCGCCATGGAGCCCTTGACGAGGCCGGCGGCGACGAGGAGGTCGTCCTCGGCGCGCGAAAGAGTGTCGACGATGGCGTTGCCGATGCCGAGGACATCGAGGGAAGCTGACATGCGAATCTGACCCGCGCTGGAAGGCCGCGCCTGTTCCGTCGCGGCTCGAAAAAAGAAGCGCGGGCTTCCTAGCACCCCGACCGGCAAATAGACAGGGGCGCCCCGGTCTGGCGCGCCCCTGTCGGTCCGATGGGAGGTCGGCGGATCAGTTGGTGGTCACGCGCACGCCGAGCCGGACCTCCTGCGCGGTGATGCTGCCGGAGACCGGAACGACGGTCGATCCCCAGGCGGCAAGACCGCTGAATGTGCCGGCGTTCAGATAGCGGTAGCTGAGATCGACCTTGAGATTTTGGGAGATGTCATAGCTGACGCCGGCCATGACATTCCAGGCGAAACTCCAGGCGGATCGGTTCTGCGAGACGCTCCAGTTGGTGGGGCCGAACGGAACCTGAGTATGGAAAGGATAGACGATATCGTACTTCTCCCCGTTGGCGTCCGTCCCCGCTCCCGAGTAGTTGTAAATCCACTGCGGAACCTGACCGGTCGGCAACGTTAGATTGGGCGCCCAGATCGCGCCATCGGAGTTGCGGAAATAGCCGACGCTGGAGGCCGAGTTATTGTATGTAAGGCCCGCGCCGGCGCCGATATAGGGGGTCAGTCCCCAGATATGGACGATGTCGAAATAGACGTTGGCGAGTGCGCTGGTGCGCACCAGCGAGGCTGTTGCGGCGCGTGTGCAGGTTTCGTTGGGATCGGCAAAAATGCCGATATTGTTATCGGTCCACTGACTCGTGAGGCCTACGACGCCGTAGGGACACCAGAGCTGCCCGATCGCGCCGCTCCTGCGGAAGACGCTGCGGTCGATGGTGACGTCGGCGCGCAGCCAGTCGTTGAACTGATAGCCGCCGCCGATCGCGCCCATCGCGAGGTCGGCCTTGTTGAACGAGCCCGCGAAGTCGCCGCTGATGGCCGGAACCGTGATCTGCTGCCAGCCGACGTCGGCGCGCAGATACCAGTTGTCGCCCCACTCCACCGGCTCCTCCGGCAGCGCCGGCGGCTCGGGCAGGCTGAACAGGTCGGCGGCCTGCGCCGGCGCCAGCATCATGCCGAGCAGCGCGGTGAGGAGGGTCGCGCGGGCGCGCAAAAAGGGGCGGGGCATCGCTGTCTTCCTTGACTGGGCGCCGGCCGGCGCGACGGCGCGGCGCTGTGGTGAAGGAAGAGTGAGCGAAGATGCTTAATTACCTGTTAAGATACTGAAATGCCTTGATGTTTTGACTGGCGCCCGGAGCCCCGGGCGCCAGCTAAGTTCAAGTCTGTTCGAGCAAAAATCGGCTGGCTAGAAATTAATCGAGGACAGCACCACCTCGATCATCAGCACATAGAGCGTCGCCGTGAAGAAGGCGGGAATCGGCCGCAGCGACACGTGACGCAGCAGAAAGGCGTACATGAAGGCGGTCCAGACGATGATCGGGAACAGCAGGAAGCGCGCCAGACGCTCGGTCGGCAGCGGCGGCGGCAGCGCGACGCCGACAATCAGATGCAGGAGGATATAGGCCAGCGCGGCGACGGCGCCCATCACCGCCATGGCCGTGAGCGTCTTCACGAATTTCTGTTCCTGGCCAAGGTAGCGCAGGAGCGAGCGGGTCGCCGCGAAGAGCACGATGCCGCTGGAGACGCCGTAAAAAACGCTGACGATCAGGCCATGCGAGAAGAACTGCGCGATCGCCTGCAGCAGGACATAGGCGGCGAGCGCGCCCTTCATGAGCTGGTCCGATTCGGGAAGCGACAGTTGCGACGCCTCCAGATTCAGCATCTTCAAGAAGGTCCGGGGCGTCGGATCGTTTACGAACGGAATATTGAGCGCCATTGTGACTGCATCCCCTGAGGCGGCGACCGGCGGCCGCCACGATAGACAAGCGAAAAGCCGCGCGGAGGCCCGATGGAGGCGCGCGCGACCGATTGTCGCTTCTCTAACATGCTTTGGCCCCGCCGCGAAACAAGACGCCGCGCCGTCGCTCAGTCGAGCCGCGTCAGCCAGTCCTCGCGCGCGACGATCTCGACGATGCGGCGCGCCGAATCGGCCCAGGCCACGTTGAGCGCCCGGCCCGGATCGGCGGTTCTCCGCCCCGCAAGGAAATCCTCGACCGCCGCCGCGAGCGCCGCGGGATCGTTGACGGGAAAGTAGATCGCGCCGTCGCGCGCCACTTCCCGAAAGACCGGGATATCGCTACAGATCACGGCGCGGCCGTGCCGGGCGGCCTCGACGATGGGCAGGCCGAAGCCTTCGGCGTAGGAGGGCAGGATGAGGGCGCGGACCTTCCCATAGAGCCAGGAGAGCTCCCGGTCGTCGGCGTCGGCGAACCAGAACAGCCGCCGCCCTTTCTCCCTGTGGCCCTCGATGGCGGCGACAAGCGCCTCCTCCAGCCAGCCGCGACGGCCGACGATCACGAGCCGCGCATCGACGCCTCTCGCCCAGAGCGCGTCGAAGGCGTCGAGCGCCACGCGATGGCCCTTGCGCGGCTCGATGGTCCCGACCATCAGAAAGGCCGGCGCGCCGCCTGCGACGGCGGCGGCGATCTTGTCGCGCGGGTGTTCGGCGGCAGGCGCCGCGAGATCGGCGCCCAGATGGAACCAGCCGATCTTGAGTCCCGGCCGATGCGGCAGCCCTTTCGCGACGACATAGTCCGCAAGCTCCTCCGCGACCGTGCGCGAAATGGCGAGGAACGCGTCGCTTTCGACAAGCGCGCGGCGCAGCCAGGCCCCATAGCGCGGCGGCGTCGCCTCATGACAGGCGTAGGGGTGCAGTTCGGGAATGAGATCGAAGACGCAGGTGACGATCTCGCCGCCGCCGGCGCGGATGCGGTCGAAGACCGCCGCGAGTTCGTCGAAGGCGTTCCAGCTGTCGGCGAGGGTGAGGAAACGGTCGCCCCGCTCGATGGCGATCTCGGCGTCGGCCTGGGCCGGCGCGCCGGTCAGACGCGCGACGAAGGCGTTGGCGGCGAAGACGCGGCCGCCCTCGCAGCGCACGGCGAAAGCGGGAATGTCGAAGGCGGCGCCGGAATGGCAGGCGCGGGCGACTTCCTTCACCACGCGCTGAATGCCCGTGCCCATGTCCATCTTCGCGGTTGCAGTGACGTCGATCAACAGACGGCGCGCCGGCAGGGCGGGGCCGGCGGCGGTGGGCGTCGCCGGCGAATAGACCGGCGCCTCGGCGGCTGGCGCGGGCGCCTTGCGGAAACGGGCGAGAACCGCCGCGCCGGCGTCGGCGATGCGGCGCTCGATGGGGCGCAGGACGTTATAGAGATGACCCGAGGCCGAATAGATCAGCCGATAGCGCTCATGGGTGAGATGCAGGGTTTCGCGGCGCAATTGTTCGAGCTGGGCTTCGAGCAGCCGGATGCGCGCGCGCGCCGCCTCCGTATCGTCGCTCACGCCGCGTCTCCCGCGATTTCCGCCCGCCAGTGATCGAGCAGCGCGCCGAGCATGTCGGTCATCGAATGTTGTGGGCGCCAGCCCGTCGCGGCGCGCAGCTTCGAGGCGTCGCAGCGCACGCTGGCGAGATCCGTCGCGGCCGGCCGCAGTCGCGCGGGATCGACATGGACCTCGAAGGGGCGCCGCGCCATGCCGCGCATGATCTCGAGTAAGTCGGCGATGCTGTGCGCCTCCCCGGAGCCGACGTTGAAGACGGCGCGCGCGGGCAGATCGCCCGCCGCAGCGATCAGCCGCATATAGGCGTCGACCACGTCGCGCACGTCGAGGAAGTCGCGCGCCTTGGAGAGATCGCCGACCTCGAGGCGCGGCTCGGCCTTTCCGGCCTCGATGGCGGCGATCTGCGCCGCGAAGGAGGACAGGACGAAATGACGGCTGCGCTGGCCCGGTCCGGAATGATTGACGGGGCGGGCGACGAGGAGGCGCGCGCGGGGGCCGACGACGTCGGCGAGGGCGCTCTCGGCCGCCGCCTTCGAGCGGCTGTAGACATCGAGGGGGCGCAGCGGCGTCTCTTCGGTCGCGGGACCGTCGGCGAAGCTCGCCCCATAGGCGGTGGCCGTGGAGGCGAAGAGCATCACGGCGTCCGGCGCGTGGCGGCCGACCGCCGCGCCAAGCCCGAACGCGCCATGGAAATTGGCCCGCCAGGTCGCTTCCGGCGCGCTGGCCGACTGGCCGATCGAGGCCTGGCCGGCGAGATGCACGACGAGATCGGGGCAGACGTCGGCGACGAGACGATCCACCGCCGCTTCGTCGGTGAGATCGCAGACCGCGACGGAGAAGGCGGGATTCCCCGCGCTTTCGCCAGGGCGCAGCAGATTGACCCGAAAGGCGTCGGGCCAGGCCGCGGCGAGCGCGCCGGCGGCATGGGCGCCGACGAAACCGCCGCCGCCCGTCAGCAGGATGCGCTTGTAGGCCGCCGTCATGCCGTCGCGCCTTTCCGCCTGATTTTACGATTCGTTTTTCAGTCTGGCGAGGTCGGCGTCGACCATTTCGCGGATCATCTGGTCAAGGGTGATTTCGGGCTTCCAGCCCAGAACCTTGCGCGCCTTGCCGGAATCGCCGAGCAGAACGTCCACTTCCGCCGGGCGGAAGAAGGCCGGGTCGATGACGAGATGCTTGTCCATGTCGAGGCCGGCATGGTCGAAGGCGATGCGGCACATGTCGCGCACGGTCGTCGTCACGCCTGTCGCCACGACATAGTCGTCGGGCTTTTCCTGCTGGAGCATCAGCCACATGGCGCGCACATAGTCGCGCGCGTGGCCCCAGTCGCGCTTGGCGTCGATATTACCGAGCCGCAATTCGCTGGTCCTGCCGAGCTTGATCGCCGCGACGGTGCTGGTGACCTTGCGGGTGACGAATTCGACGCCGCGCAGCGGGCTCTCATGGTTGAAGAGAATACCCGAGGAGGCGTGCAGGCCGAAGCTCTCGCGGTAATTCACCGTGATCCAGTGGCCATAGAGCTTGGCCACCGCATAGGGCGAGCGGGGATAGAAGGGGGTCTTCTCGCTCTGCATGGGCTCCTGAATGAGCCCGTACATCTCCGAGGAGGAGGCCTGATAGAAGCGCGCGCCGGGCGCGGCGAGGCGCATGGCCTCCAGCACATTGGTGACGCCGACGGCGGTGACATTCGCCGTCAGGACCGGCTGGCGCCAGGAGGAGGCGACATAGGACTGCGCCGCGAGATTGTAGATCTCGTCGGGCCGCACATCCTCGACCGTGCGAATAAGGCTCGACAGATCAATGAGATCAGCATCGTGCAGGTGAACCTTGCCGCTGATCCCGAGCCAGCGCAGGCGGTGGTCCTCGACGCCGCGATGGGAGGAGCGGCGGACGACGCCATGCACCTCATAGCCCTTCTCGAGCAGAAACTGCGAGAGATAGGCGCCATCCTGGCCGGTTACGCCTGTCACAAGCGCGCGCTTTGTCATCAAACTTCCTTGTCGAACGGTTTGGTCAAAGGCTCTACTGAATTGCCCCCCCTGAGGCAAGTCGGCGCGCCAGGGGCGCGCGCCGGGGGAGGGGCCCAAAAAAGAAAGCCGCCGGAAATCATCCGGCGGCTGAACAACTTGTCCACGATCTGAAAATCGCGGGAAAGCTTACTTCTTGTCTTCCGGCAGCTTGCCCTCGGGGGTCGCCTTGTCGATGGCGATGGGGAGATATTCGGCGAGAAGGTCGCGCGCCTTGTTGACGTCGATTCCGGCCGACTCGGCCAGCTTCTTGACCTTTTCGATGCCGATCGCCTGGCCGACCTCAATGCTGCTGATCGCCTCATTGGTCCCCGTCGAAACCCAGGACTCGACCTTCTTCTTGAAGCCGCCGCTCTTGAAGTCGTTGACGACGGCGTCGATGCCGCCCTGCTTCTCGACATAGTCCTTGATCAGCGTCAGCGCTTCCGCGCCAATGGCGCCGCCGACGATCGCCTTGAGCCAGCTCATGTCCAAACCTCCACTAAAATCGGGCGGCCTTGCGCCGCGCCCTCACCAGATAGGGACTCTGGCTTGACCCTACAATAAGTCCCGTCGATGTTTTTCGGCCCACTGGCTCACAGCAGCGGGCCACCCGCCTTTTGCCGCCAGCGCAGAATGTTTTCCCATATCTCGCCGGCGGTTTCCGCGTAGGAGAACAGCGCCTGGTCCTCCGGGGCGATGACGCCTTCCTCGACGAGGAAATCCGTGTCGAAGACCCGACGCCACCATTTTTCGCCAACGAGAACAATGGGCAAGGGCTTCATCACCCGCGTCTGTGCGAGCGTGAGGGTCTCGAACAGTTCGTCGAGCGTGCCATAGCCGCCGGGAAAGGCGACCAGCGCCCGCGCCCGCAGGACGAAATGCAGCTT
The DNA window shown above is from Methylocystis echinoides and carries:
- the gmd gene encoding GDP-mannose 4,6-dehydratase is translated as MTKRALVTGVTGQDGAYLSQFLLEKGYEVHGVVRRSSHRGVEDHRLRWLGISGKVHLHDADLIDLSSLIRTVEDVRPDEIYNLAAQSYVASSWRQPVLTANVTAVGVTNVLEAMRLAAPGARFYQASSSEMYGLIQEPMQSEKTPFYPRSPYAVAKLYGHWITVNYRESFGLHASSGILFNHESPLRGVEFVTRKVTSTVAAIKLGRTSELRLGNIDAKRDWGHARDYVRAMWLMLQQEKPDDYVVATGVTTTVRDMCRIAFDHAGLDMDKHLVIDPAFFRPAEVDVLLGDSGKARKVLGWKPEITLDQMIREMVDADLARLKNES
- a CDS encoding adenosine kinase; translation: MSASLDVLGIGNAIVDTLSRAEDDLLVAAGLVKGSMALVDEASADRLYELMGPTTVISGGSAANTMAGVASLGALAGFVGKVKADAAGREFIHDIRQAGVIFDTPPALDGAATARCLIFVTPDGQRTMNTFLGACQALGPSDIDEAAVAGAKILYMEGYLWDPPGAKEAFLRAAKVSRANGRKVALTLSDSFCVGRYRAEFLSLIRDGVIDILFANESELHALYETADFDTAIAALRAEKGLLGVVTRSEKGCVVASAESLIAAPAFPVAEVVDTTGAGDLFAAGFLTGYARGLPHEKSAALGALAAAEIISHVGARPLKNLQQLARDNGLLA
- a CDS encoding YidB family protein, whose amino-acid sequence is MSWLKAIVGGAIGAEALTLIKDYVEKQGGIDAVVNDFKSGGFKKKVESWVSTGTNEAISSIEVGQAIGIEKVKKLAESAGIDVNKARDLLAEYLPIAIDKATPEGKLPEDKK
- a CDS encoding outer membrane protein, producing the protein MPRPFLRARATLLTALLGMMLAPAQAADLFSLPEPPALPEEPVEWGDNWYLRADVGWQQITVPAISGDFAGSFNKADLAMGAIGGGYQFNDWLRADVTIDRSVFRRSGAIGQLWCPYGVVGLTSQWTDNNIGIFADPNETCTRAATASLVRTSALANVYFDIVHIWGLTPYIGAGAGLTYNNSASSVGYFRNSDGAIWAPNLTLPTGQVPQWIYNYSGAGTDANGEKYDIVYPFHTQVPFGPTNWSVSQNRSAWSFAWNVMAGVSYDISQNLKVDLSYRYLNAGTFSGLAAWGSTVVPVSGSITAQEVRLGVRVTTN
- a CDS encoding MFS transporter, which translates into the protein MPSADDRLTGWRFLIFNVALAVINVIALSNVPGYTVLVPYAAGSLQGVNPSFGTWGTTDHMMGIVLGLPLARWLSARFGDHRTYAATLVAYAVFSLACATSETIWFFVPMRFLLGLAGGIILPLGQALVLNEMDEKRRVYGVAWWGVLSMAPFTLGVFMGGFWAEYVSWRMLFWSNIIFGLPVAGLVAALFYGRPSKRRIVRFDTVGFVLVTVVLVGVQTILNQGNDFDWFGSAILGAVLIAVVVALPAFVVWELGERNPVLDIRLFRHRNYAVGVLCSVAGFLVIQGTLSVFIGQLQTLLGYTSSLAGVVYLTMAVFAAPFVSIMHLIVRHVDLRYFATINFIGFAVTLTWLGEYDKVASFDQITTPMLFFGFFLATFFAPPAAIAVQGLAGKKLIRAAEELAMLRTAFGAYGITSQAVVQFRRAPVHQLGMADHLGGRDYASLDVLGALMNKLQDLGLSEAVSRVQVSRLMRQQALLLGLDDAFYFGALVFVALAGIIWLARPAPKPEPKPTLVDFEAEELME
- a CDS encoding glycosyltransferase family 4 protein is translated as MSDDTEAARARIRLLEAQLEQLRRETLHLTHERYRLIYSASGHLYNVLRPIERRIADAGAAVLARFRKAPAPAAEAPVYSPATPTAAGPALPARRLLIDVTATAKMDMGTGIQRVVKEVARACHSGAAFDIPAFAVRCEGGRVFAANAFVARLTGAPAQADAEIAIERGDRFLTLADSWNAFDELAAVFDRIRAGGGEIVTCVFDLIPELHPYACHEATPPRYGAWLRRALVESDAFLAISRTVAEELADYVVAKGLPHRPGLKIGWFHLGADLAAPAAEHPRDKIAAAVAGGAPAFLMVGTIEPRKGHRVALDAFDALWARGVDARLVIVGRRGWLEEALVAAIEGHREKGRRLFWFADADDRELSWLYGKVRALILPSYAEGFGLPIVEAARHGRAVICSDIPVFREVARDGAIYFPVNDPAALAAAVEDFLAGRRTADPGRALNVAWADSARRIVEIVAREDWLTRLD
- a CDS encoding GDP-mannose 4,6-dehydratase, with product MTAAYKRILLTGGGGFVGAHAAGALAAAWPDAFRVNLLRPGESAGNPAFSVAVCDLTDEAAVDRLVADVCPDLVVHLAGQASIGQSASAPEATWRANFHGAFGLGAAVGRHAPDAVMLFASTATAYGASFADGPATEETPLRPLDVYSRSKAAAESALADVVGPRARLLVARPVNHSGPGQRSRHFVLSSFAAQIAAIEAGKAEPRLEVGDLSKARDFLDVRDVVDAYMRLIAAAGDLPARAVFNVGSGEAHSIADLLEIMRGMARRPFEVHVDPARLRPAATDLASVRCDASKLRAATGWRPQHSMTDMLGALLDHWRAEIAGDAA
- a CDS encoding FKBP-type peptidyl-prolyl cis-trans isomerase, whose protein sequence is MRMISKALAAVLLAAVAVAPTALRAEPETTLTADGLKYIDNKVGTGAAPKVGQNVTVHYTGWLYVNGAKGKKFDSSRDRGEPFEFPLGMGQVIKGWDEGVETMKVGGKRTLIIPPELGYGPRAMGNAIPANSWLIFDVELLGVK
- a CDS encoding cation:proton antiporter; the encoded protein is MTPIWAQAALVFGLALIAGLLASRFRLSTALVEILVGLAAQAVLGLVGYEWIFAVQEPWVKTLAGIGAILLTFLAGAELDPDVFKRQWKEAAAVGGASFLLPAVACWAGAHYLLGWESSPALLAGIALAATSVAVVYTVMMEYGFNRTDFGKTILAACFITDLGTVVTLGLVFAPFTWKTLLFAGALIAAFVYLPRITPRAFALFGGRPSEFEAKFLLFTLMGLGALATWAGSEAVLPAYLIGMALAGSVGRDAALIRRLRTITIGLLTPFYFIRAGYFVSLPAVLAAPLGVLVFLVLEMGAKVVSVYPVARRFDRPHKDAMYTTLLMASGLTFGTISALFGLSNRIIDQAQYSTLVAAIIGTAVIPTLIANRYYLPRHLLPRDEAEDVREARAETALETSDVRS